Sequence from the Pongo pygmaeus isolate AG05252 chromosome 23, NHGRI_mPonPyg2-v2.0_pri, whole genome shotgun sequence genome:
TGCCGGCACACCAGCGGTCCTCGGCGCCGTTTGGGGCGCGTGGCGGGCGCGGGGGGCGGCGGCTGGGCCAGCGGGCCGCCCGGCGGGGAAGCCCAGGGAGCCAGGCAGCGGCCCAGGGCGGCGGCGGGGAGCAGGAAGGCCCGGGCCGGGGGGAAAGGTCGGATTTGCTCGGCGGAAGAAACACAGATGGCGGCGGCGCAGCGCCATTCCGGGCCGGGAGCAGGCAGCCAGCAGCCCTGTCCTCACCGCGGTCCGCCCGCCGCCGCTAAATACCCGGATGCGCCGCCCAAGCGCCAGACGCGGAGCTGGgaaaagggaggcagaggaggcggaggcagaggcagaggcagagcccGGTGCCGAGACCAAGCGACAGACGACCGGCGGGGCTGGGCCTCGCAAAGCCGGCTCGGCGAGCTCTCCCGACACCCGAGCCGGGGAGGAAAAGCAGCGACTCCTCGCTTGCATCCCCGGGAGCCGCACTCCGGACTGGCCCGGTAGTCAGGGGCTCAGGAGCAGATCCCGAGGCAGGCTTTGCTCAGCCTCCGACGAGGGCTGGCCCTTTGGAAGGCGCCTTCAACAGCCGGACCAGACAGGCCACCATGACCGAGAATTCCACGTCCGCCCCTGCGGCCAAGCCCAAGCGGGCCAAGGCCTCCAAGAAGTCTACAGACCACCCCAAGTATTCAGACATGATCGTGGCTGCCATCCAGGCCGAGAAGAACCGCGCTGGCTCCTCGCGCCAGTCCATTCAGAAGTATATCAAGAGTCACTACAAGGTGGGTGAGAACGCTGACTCGCAGATCAAGTTGTCCATCAAGCGCCTGGTCACCACCGGTGTCCTCAAGCAGACCAAAGGGGTGGGGGCCTCGGGGTCCTTCCGGCTAGCCAAGAGCGACGAGCCCAAGAAGTCAGTGGCCTTCAAGAAGACCAAGAAGGAAATCAAGAAGGTAGCCACGCCAAAGAAGGCATCCAAGCCCAAGAAGGCTGCCTCTAAAGCCCCAACCAAGAAACCCAAAGCCACCCCAGTCAAGAAGGCCAAGAAGAAGCTGGCTGCCACGCCCAAGAAAGCCA
This genomic interval carries:
- the LOC129023220 gene encoding histone H1.0, translating into MTENSTSAPAAKPKRAKASKKSTDHPKYSDMIVAAIQAEKNRAGSSRQSIQKYIKSHYKVGENADSQIKLSIKRLVTTGVLKQTKGVGASGSFRLAKSDEPKKSVAFKKTKKEIKKVATPKKASKPKKAASKAPTKKPKATPVKKAKKKLAATPKKAKKPKTVKAKPVKASKPKKAKPVKPKAKSSAKRAGKKK